One genomic region from Desulfurella amilsii encodes:
- a CDS encoding phospholipase D family protein, translating to MFTMLLLQKKLQTTIFSFILLFFVNTAYARDIEVYFTPSDVPIEKIIYLIDHSKKTIDVAMYAFTSRPLAQSLINAKKRGCKVRILLDGGWNNPKNKFSKFAYLIKNGLDIRFAKAHKYYDRYGIMHNKFAVFDDKIVETGSLNWTAQAPKANDENVLIIDRADIANIYKKQFEELWNQALPVKE from the coding sequence ATGTTCACGATGTTATTATTACAAAAGAAGCTCCAAACTACAATATTTAGCTTTATTTTATTGTTTTTTGTAAATACGGCTTATGCGCGTGATATTGAAGTTTACTTTACACCTTCTGATGTGCCAATCGAAAAAATTATTTATTTGATTGATCACTCGAAAAAAACCATTGATGTGGCTATGTATGCTTTTACATCAAGGCCTTTAGCGCAAAGCTTGATAAATGCCAAAAAACGCGGGTGCAAGGTTAGAATACTATTAGATGGTGGGTGGAATAACCCAAAAAACAAATTTTCTAAATTTGCCTATTTAATTAAAAATGGCCTTGATATAAGGTTTGCAAAAGCTCATAAATATTACGATAGATACGGTATAATGCATAATAAGTTTGCTGTTTTTGACGATAAAATTGTAGAAACTGGGTCACTAAACTGGACAGCTCAAGCTCCCAAAGCAAACGACGAAAATGTGTTAATTATTGATAGAGCCGACATTGCAAATATTTATAAAAAGCAATTTGAGGAGTTATGGAATCAAGCTCTGCCTGTGAAAGAATAA
- the lepA gene encoding translation elongation factor 4 produces MINIQNIRNFSIIAHIDHGKSTLADRLIEKTGSLDKREMKEQVLDSLEVERRHGITVKAQSVRMEYAFNGCLYELNMIDTPGHADFSYEVSKSLSACEGVLLVVDATQGVEAQTVANLYLALENDLEIIPVINKIDLPTADVEKTKSEIENLGLDVSNVILISAKNDIGTQEVLEAIIKYIPSPKVNDEGNLKALIIDSWYDNYKGVVCLIRVFEGEINLNDRIMIFSNKKEYNIENLSVLTPKPKDIEKLHAGEVGILISNIKNIEDVLVGDTVTLADNPAKQALKGFKKIKPFVYAGIYPTDTEKYDDLKEGLEKLKLNDSSLEYEPEKSDALGFGFRCGFLGMLHMNITKERLEEEFGLDIVVTTPSVLYKVEKTDDSILEISNPKDLPEPQFIKAIFEPYVSIDCLTPAEYIGSVLNLLQEKRGYQKNLSYLSSNRCLITYAAPLSEIIINFYDTLKSITKGYASFNYEFEGYKKSDLVKMIIMINNEPIDSFSQIIHKDKAYYYARDVLAKLKEFVPRQLFEIKLQAKVSGKIIAKEEIKALRKDVLAKCYGGDITRKRKLLEKQKEGKKKLKQLGKVAISKEAFMKLLEPAKK; encoded by the coding sequence ATGATAAATATTCAAAATATTAGAAATTTTTCTATTATAGCCCATATTGACCATGGTAAATCAACTCTTGCTGACAGGCTAATTGAAAAAACAGGCTCGCTTGATAAAAGAGAAATGAAAGAGCAGGTTTTGGATAGTTTAGAAGTAGAGCGTAGGCATGGCATTACAGTCAAAGCGCAATCTGTAAGGATGGAATATGCTTTCAACGGATGCTTGTATGAACTAAACATGATTGATACGCCAGGTCATGCGGATTTTTCATACGAGGTTTCAAAAAGTTTGTCAGCTTGCGAGGGAGTGTTGCTCGTAGTGGATGCAACACAGGGTGTTGAGGCACAAACTGTTGCCAATTTATACTTAGCTTTAGAAAATGATTTGGAGATAATACCCGTTATAAATAAAATAGATTTACCTACAGCAGATGTAGAAAAAACAAAAAGCGAAATAGAAAATCTGGGCCTGGATGTTTCTAATGTAATCTTGATTTCTGCAAAAAATGATATAGGCACGCAAGAAGTCTTAGAAGCGATAATAAAATATATACCATCACCAAAAGTAAACGATGAGGGAAATTTAAAAGCGCTTATTATAGATTCTTGGTATGATAACTACAAAGGTGTAGTTTGCCTTATTAGAGTATTTGAAGGGGAAATTAATCTAAACGATCGTATAATGATATTTTCAAACAAAAAAGAGTATAATATAGAAAATTTAAGTGTTTTAACGCCAAAACCAAAAGATATAGAGAAATTGCACGCTGGAGAAGTAGGTATTTTGATATCAAACATAAAAAATATTGAAGACGTTCTTGTTGGCGATACTGTTACACTTGCAGATAATCCTGCAAAACAAGCTCTTAAAGGTTTTAAAAAAATAAAGCCTTTTGTGTATGCAGGTATATACCCCACAGATACAGAAAAATATGATGATCTGAAAGAGGGGCTTGAAAAACTGAAGCTTAATGATTCAAGTTTAGAATATGAGCCAGAAAAGAGTGATGCTTTAGGTTTTGGTTTTAGATGTGGCTTTCTGGGTATGCTACATATGAATATTACAAAGGAGCGCCTAGAAGAGGAGTTTGGTTTAGATATAGTTGTTACTACACCATCTGTTTTGTACAAAGTAGAAAAAACAGATGATAGTATACTAGAGATATCAAACCCAAAGGACTTGCCGGAGCCACAATTTATAAAGGCTATTTTTGAGCCTTATGTAAGTATCGATTGTTTAACGCCTGCTGAATACATTGGTAGCGTATTGAACTTGTTGCAGGAAAAAAGAGGGTATCAAAAGAACTTAAGCTACTTATCTTCTAATAGGTGTTTGATTACCTACGCTGCACCGCTATCTGAGATCATTATAAATTTTTACGATACGCTAAAATCTATTACAAAGGGTTATGCTTCATTTAATTACGAATTTGAAGGCTACAAGAAATCAGATTTGGTTAAAATGATAATTATGATAAACAATGAGCCTATTGATAGTTTTTCGCAGATTATTCACAAGGACAAAGCTTATTATTACGCTCGTGATGTGCTTGCAAAACTAAAAGAGTTTGTGCCTAGGCAGTTGTTTGAAATAAAACTGCAGGCAAAAGTTTCTGGCAAAATTATAGCAAAAGAAGAAATAAAGGCTTTAAGAAAAGATGTGCTTGCAAAATGCTACGGTGGTGATATAACACGCAAAAGAAAGCTATTAGAAAAACAAAAGGAAGGCAAAAAAAAGCTTAAACAATTGGGAAAAGTTGCCATATCAAAAGAAGCTTTTATGAAGCTTCTAGAGCCAGCAAAAAAATAA
- the guaB gene encoding IMP dehydrogenase, which yields MIRLKDTLGLTFNDVLLVPRKSNVLPNQVDTSISLTNRYSLKIPIISAAMDTVTEYRMAIGMARNGGLGVIHKNMTIQEQVAQVIRVKKSESGMITDPIVIHPDATINDCLNLMRQYHISGIPVTDNTNTLVGIITNRDLRFETDFTKKVKDVMTAKGLIVAPEGTTLQEAIEYLKANKIEKLPIVDSNFKLKGLITIKDIIKKEEYPEATKDSKGRLVVAASVGTKDGDARAKALLEAGCDIIVLDSAHGHSVKVLKTIEKIKSKFDCCVIGGNVATREGTRSLIEAGVDIVKVGIGPGSICTTRIIAGVGVPQITAISECAEEADKFGAKIMADGGIKYSGDIVKALAAGSACVMIGNLLAGVEESPGESIIYQGRKYKVYRGMGSLSAMEKGGKERYFQDDVEPEKFVPEGIEGRVPYKGELKDVLYQLVGGLKAGMGYTGSRTIEDLREVQLIQISENSWRESHVHDVIITKEAPNYNI from the coding sequence ATGATTAGATTAAAAGATACTTTAGGTTTAACTTTTAATGATGTGTTGCTTGTACCTAGAAAATCAAATGTTTTACCCAACCAAGTAGACACAAGCATAAGCCTAACTAACAGGTATAGCTTAAAAATCCCCATTATTTCTGCTGCTATGGATACAGTTACAGAGTATCGTATGGCGATAGGCATGGCAAGAAATGGAGGTCTTGGTGTTATACACAAAAATATGACTATACAAGAGCAGGTGGCACAGGTTATAAGGGTTAAAAAAAGCGAAAGCGGTATGATAACGGATCCCATTGTTATTCATCCAGATGCTACAATAAACGATTGTCTTAATCTAATGCGACAGTACCATATCTCTGGTATACCTGTTACGGATAATACAAATACACTTGTAGGCATTATAACAAATAGAGATCTGAGATTTGAGACGGATTTTACAAAAAAAGTAAAAGATGTTATGACAGCAAAAGGTTTGATTGTAGCCCCAGAGGGTACCACACTCCAAGAAGCCATTGAGTACCTAAAAGCAAATAAGATAGAAAAATTACCCATTGTAGATAGCAATTTTAAGCTCAAAGGCTTAATTACAATAAAAGATATTATAAAAAAAGAAGAGTACCCAGAGGCCACAAAAGACTCAAAAGGCAGGCTTGTGGTGGCCGCAAGCGTAGGCACAAAAGATGGCGATGCAAGAGCAAAAGCTCTGCTAGAAGCAGGTTGTGATATCATAGTGCTAGATTCAGCTCACGGGCATTCTGTAAAAGTATTAAAGACTATTGAAAAGATAAAGTCAAAGTTTGATTGCTGCGTAATTGGTGGCAATGTTGCAACGCGTGAGGGCACAAGAAGCCTCATAGAAGCAGGCGTAGATATTGTAAAAGTGGGTATTGGACCAGGCTCCATTTGCACAACACGCATTATTGCAGGCGTAGGTGTGCCGCAAATTACTGCTATATCAGAATGTGCAGAAGAAGCTGACAAGTTTGGCGCAAAGATTATGGCAGATGGTGGTATAAAATACTCCGGAGACATTGTAAAAGCACTTGCTGCAGGTTCTGCTTGTGTGATGATTGGCAATTTACTTGCAGGTGTTGAAGAATCACCCGGCGAGTCCATTATTTATCAAGGCAGAAAGTATAAAGTTTACAGAGGTATGGGTTCTTTATCTGCTATGGAAAAAGGTGGCAAAGAGCGATATTTTCAAGATGATGTTGAACCAGAAAAATTTGTTCCAGAGGGTATTGAAGGTAGAGTGCCATACAAAGGCGAGCTAAAAGATGTACTGTACCAGTTAGTAGGTGGCCTTAAAGCTGGCATGGGCTACACTGGTTCAAGAACAATAGAAGACCTAAGAGAAGTGCAATTAATTCAAATTTCAGAAAACTCATGGAGAGAAAGCCATGTTCACGATGTTATTATTACAAAAGAAGCTCCAAACTACAATATTTAG
- a CDS encoding NRAMP family divalent metal transporter gives MKKSLKIWLLSFLAVFGPGFIVMIADMDAGSITTAFVSGAQYGYKLIPLQLLLVPLLYVVQEIASRLGCVTSKGHGELIREYFGEKWAAFSTILLLFVVFSALLTEFSGIAASTQIIGIPKYYSITISALLLISVALSGKYKRAETVAIVFSLVSFVFIPAAIMSHPNYSEMAKSFISPQPLNNKNYLFLIAANVGAVIMPWMIYYQQSATVDKRLQSCDIKFAKWDTLVGSFATQILMIVVIILGASVLYKEHIAPNNAYNFALALVPIAGKYSALLFAVGLYASSILAAFVVSMSFAWASGETWNFGHTLNANFKQEKLFYFIYIALVVLSAIIILIPGIPLVKIMIDVEAFNGFVLPIVLGFLIMLASSKKILKNYSYSRAYISIVVLLALAIIVLGIYSAIV, from the coding sequence GTGAAAAAAAGTCTTAAAATATGGCTTTTGTCGTTTTTGGCTGTATTTGGACCTGGTTTTATAGTAATGATTGCGGATATGGACGCAGGTTCAATTACAACCGCATTTGTATCTGGTGCACAATATGGATATAAGCTCATACCACTGCAGTTATTACTTGTACCTTTATTGTATGTAGTGCAAGAAATTGCCTCAAGGCTAGGATGCGTAACAAGCAAAGGACACGGCGAACTTATAAGAGAATACTTTGGTGAAAAATGGGCGGCATTTTCAACTATTCTTTTGCTTTTTGTCGTCTTTAGCGCACTTTTAACAGAATTTTCAGGCATTGCAGCAAGCACACAAATTATAGGCATACCAAAATATTACTCGATTACCATTAGTGCTTTATTGCTTATTTCTGTAGCTTTAAGTGGAAAATACAAACGTGCAGAAACCGTTGCCATTGTTTTTTCTTTAGTTTCATTTGTTTTTATACCTGCAGCCATAATGTCGCACCCTAATTATAGTGAAATGGCAAAAAGCTTTATTTCACCTCAGCCCCTTAATAACAAAAATTATCTTTTCCTTATAGCCGCAAATGTCGGTGCAGTAATTATGCCATGGATGATCTACTATCAGCAAAGCGCTACGGTTGATAAGCGTTTGCAATCGTGCGATATAAAATTTGCAAAATGGGATACATTGGTTGGAAGTTTTGCCACACAAATTTTAATGATTGTTGTAATTATTCTTGGTGCATCTGTGCTGTATAAAGAGCATATTGCCCCAAACAATGCTTATAACTTTGCTTTGGCTTTAGTGCCCATTGCTGGTAAATACAGTGCTTTATTGTTTGCCGTTGGACTGTATGCATCAAGTATTTTAGCTGCATTTGTTGTGTCAATGTCATTTGCCTGGGCATCTGGCGAAACATGGAATTTTGGACACACACTAAATGCCAACTTTAAGCAAGAAAAGCTGTTTTATTTTATCTATATTGCTTTAGTTGTCCTAAGCGCTATTATTATACTCATCCCAGGTATTCCACTTGTAAAAATTATGATTGATGTAGAAGCATTTAATGGTTTCGTTTTGCCAATTGTTCTGGGTTTTTTAATAATGCTTGCAAGTAGTAAAAAAATACTCAAAAATTATTCATACTCTAGAGCATATATAAGTATAGTCGTACTTCTAGCTTTGGCAATAATTGTTTTGGGAATATATTCTGCTATCGTCTAA
- the glyS gene encoding glycine--tRNA ligase subunit beta — protein MKVLFEILTEELPAKELLNIQNSQLRAILDKHNIDYEDVNVYYTPRRIAALFDCHEFTKQIKQKILGPPKSTCFDDKNKVTKALLSFLEKNNTHLDEIFFEDTKKGPYVCVFKKQALSPVKELLCSIFSEFLGSISFSKQMRWGNGDYAYLRPVHNLVLLADSKVVECSMFGKKSVSYTFGHRFLSNGKVELLSKDYKETLKRHFVIVDQNQRQSLIKEALKNLSNEGKQYILDEDLLNEVTNLVEYPHCLEGTFEEEFLSLPQEVLISSMKANQKYFYSFDNSKLTNKFCVVSNIFTDDDSVIVKGNERVLRARFRDAAFFYEEDLKVKLESLVDKLKNMLFHKKLGSMYDRTMRLAELTQKIANDLDLGARGEVARRAAYLSKADLLTHMVYEFPEVQGVMGYYIAKEQSEGESVSKCIYEQYLPKDEVYPKSLEGIALSLADKFDLIVGGMIADLKPTGNKDPYGLRRAALSIIKIILNSKLSLNIEDTVKFALSLYEKQSLSKNTLDDALEFIKVRFINMFEEHTEIVKSVVEVDFSDIYGAFLKIEALKTFYSQADVQDLFSIKRVFNIVPEGFDKTDVDDTIFVFDEEAKFYNYVKALKQDLKRFLQNKDYLSYLKNIVDRHTVSSFFDKVLIMDKDEKIKNNRLSLLNNYRQLVLKVADFKYLSI, from the coding sequence ATGAAAGTATTGTTTGAGATATTAACAGAAGAATTGCCTGCAAAAGAGTTGTTGAATATACAGAATAGCCAATTGAGAGCTATTTTAGACAAACACAATATTGACTATGAAGATGTAAATGTTTACTATACACCAAGGCGCATTGCTGCTTTGTTTGACTGTCATGAGTTTACAAAACAAATAAAGCAAAAAATTCTAGGTCCACCAAAAAGCACTTGCTTTGATGATAAAAATAAAGTAACAAAAGCGCTATTGAGCTTTTTGGAGAAAAATAACACCCACCTGGATGAAATTTTTTTTGAAGATACCAAAAAAGGTCCTTATGTATGCGTTTTTAAAAAGCAGGCTCTTTCGCCGGTAAAAGAGCTTTTGTGTTCTATTTTTAGCGAATTTTTAGGTTCTATTAGTTTTAGCAAACAAATGCGCTGGGGTAATGGTGATTATGCGTATCTTAGACCTGTGCACAACTTAGTGCTTTTGGCTGATAGCAAGGTTGTTGAATGCTCAATGTTTGGCAAGAAAAGCGTTTCTTACACCTTTGGCCATAGGTTTTTATCAAACGGTAAAGTTGAGCTTTTATCAAAAGACTACAAAGAAACACTTAAAAGGCACTTTGTAATAGTTGACCAAAACCAAAGGCAGTCATTAATTAAAGAAGCGCTTAAGAATTTGTCAAACGAAGGCAAACAATACATACTGGATGAAGATTTATTGAATGAAGTTACAAACTTAGTTGAGTATCCACATTGTTTAGAAGGCACATTTGAAGAAGAGTTTCTTAGTCTTCCTCAGGAAGTGTTAATAAGTTCTATGAAAGCTAATCAAAAATACTTTTATTCTTTCGATAATAGTAAACTTACAAATAAGTTTTGTGTAGTATCAAATATATTTACAGATGATGATTCTGTAATTGTAAAAGGCAACGAACGCGTTTTAAGGGCACGTTTTAGAGATGCTGCTTTTTTTTATGAAGAAGACTTAAAAGTTAAACTTGAGAGTTTGGTTGATAAATTAAAAAACATGCTTTTTCACAAAAAACTTGGCTCTATGTATGATCGCACAATGCGACTCGCGGAACTTACACAAAAAATAGCAAATGATTTAGATTTAGGTGCGCGAGGGGAGGTTGCAAGGCGCGCAGCATACCTATCAAAAGCCGACCTTTTAACGCACATGGTTTATGAATTTCCAGAAGTTCAGGGTGTAATGGGCTATTATATAGCAAAAGAGCAATCAGAAGGTGAAAGTGTTAGCAAATGCATTTATGAGCAGTACTTGCCAAAAGACGAAGTATACCCTAAAAGCTTAGAAGGTATAGCGCTATCTCTAGCAGATAAATTTGATTTAATAGTAGGGGGTATGATAGCTGATTTAAAGCCAACTGGTAACAAAGACCCATATGGACTTCGTCGTGCTGCGCTTTCAATTATTAAAATTATTCTTAACTCAAAATTGAGTTTAAATATTGAAGATACTGTAAAATTTGCTTTATCACTCTACGAAAAACAGAGCTTATCTAAAAATACATTGGATGATGCACTTGAATTTATAAAAGTGCGATTTATAAATATGTTTGAAGAGCATACCGAGATTGTAAAATCTGTGGTTGAGGTAGATTTTAGCGATATTTACGGAGCGTTTCTTAAGATTGAAGCCTTGAAAACTTTTTATTCACAGGCTGATGTACAAGATTTGTTTAGTATCAAAAGGGTTTTTAATATAGTGCCAGAAGGTTTTGATAAAACTGATGTAGATGATACGATTTTTGTTTTTGACGAAGAAGCAAAATTTTATAATTATGTAAAGGCTTTGAAGCAAGATTTAAAACGGTTCTTGCAAAATAAAGATTATTTATCATACTTAAAAAACATTGTAGATAGGCATACAGTATCAAGCTTTTTTGATAAAGTCCTTATTATGGATAAAGATGAAAAAATTAAAAATAATAGGTTGTCGTTATTGAATAACTATAGGCAATTGGTTTTGAAAGTAGCTGATTTTAAATATTTAAGTATTTGA
- a CDS encoding aldo/keto reductase, whose protein sequence is MKYKKFGKTALKVSQLCLGTMTFGSNFRNIGTVNEELALGLVKHARDAGINFFDTADVYSFGESETILGNVIKKLGFKRHELIIATKVRSASTQEAFENTGDINNIGLSRKHIIESCEASLKRLQVDYIDLYQVHGWDMLASIEEVLEALDMLVKAGKVLYIGCSNWSARHIMKALYLSKANRWAEFVSLQAYYSLVGRDVEHELLPLCKEENLAFLPWSPLSGGFLTGKYTKENPKPQNARRSGFEFPPIDERSYGAIEVLDTIAKQKGVSIAQVALAWLLSKQEVTSVIIGANKMSQLQDNINSIDVALSADELKMLDNVTQPKTLYPQWMYERQNQNRDKFEY, encoded by the coding sequence ATGAAGTATAAAAAATTCGGGAAAACGGCTTTAAAGGTATCTCAATTGTGTTTGGGTACAATGACCTTTGGTTCTAATTTTAGAAACATTGGTACAGTAAATGAAGAGTTAGCTCTAGGCTTGGTAAAACATGCTAGAGATGCAGGCATAAACTTTTTTGATACAGCAGATGTGTATTCATTTGGCGAATCAGAAACGATATTGGGCAATGTTATAAAAAAATTGGGCTTTAAAAGGCACGAGTTAATCATAGCTACAAAAGTAAGAAGCGCAAGCACGCAAGAGGCATTTGAAAACACAGGTGATATTAACAATATTGGCCTTTCAAGAAAACACATTATTGAATCATGCGAGGCAAGCCTAAAAAGGCTTCAGGTTGACTATATTGATCTTTATCAGGTTCATGGCTGGGATATGCTAGCAAGCATAGAAGAAGTGCTCGAGGCACTAGATATGCTTGTAAAAGCTGGTAAAGTATTGTACATAGGTTGTTCAAACTGGTCTGCAAGGCATATAATGAAAGCGCTCTATTTATCAAAAGCAAACAGGTGGGCTGAATTTGTATCTCTCCAGGCATACTATTCTCTTGTTGGTCGTGATGTAGAGCATGAGTTACTTCCTCTTTGCAAAGAAGAAAATTTAGCGTTTTTGCCATGGTCGCCTTTATCTGGAGGGTTTCTAACAGGAAAGTACACAAAAGAAAATCCAAAACCCCAAAATGCTCGCAGAAGCGGCTTTGAGTTTCCGCCCATAGATGAAAGATCATACGGTGCAATTGAGGTATTAGACACTATAGCAAAGCAAAAAGGTGTTTCTATTGCACAGGTGGCTTTAGCGTGGCTTTTGAGCAAGCAAGAGGTTACATCTGTTATTATTGGCGCAAATAAGATGAGTCAGCTGCAAGATAACATAAACAGTATAGATGTAGCTTTAAGTGCCGATGAGCTTAAAATGCTAGATAACGTTACACAACCAAAAACACTTTACCCTCAGTGGATGTATGAGAGGCAAAACCAAAATAGAGATAAATTTGAGTATTAA
- a CDS encoding glycine--tRNA ligase subunit alpha, with protein sequence MNYQDIPLKLSEFWKSKGCVILQPYDIEAGAGTFHPATVLKSLGDKPWSVAYTAPSRRPTDGRYGENPNRLQHYYQYQVIIKPSPENIQDMYLESLEFLGISIKKHDIRFVEDNWESPTLGAWGLGWEVWLDGMEVTQFTYFQQIGGVELKLIPVEITYGTERLGMYIQGVENVFDMKFNDSLTYGDIHKHDEWEYSTYNFEVADVAMLFELFNMFEAESNRCIQVKLIRPAYDYCIKCSHVFNLLDARSAISVSERTHYIKRVRDLAVGIAKAYIGEHI encoded by the coding sequence ATGAACTATCAAGACATACCACTAAAATTATCTGAGTTTTGGAAATCAAAAGGTTGTGTTATTTTACAGCCCTACGATATTGAAGCTGGTGCTGGAACATTTCATCCAGCCACTGTGTTGAAATCTTTAGGCGATAAACCCTGGAGTGTGGCCTACACAGCACCTTCAAGAAGGCCAACTGATGGTAGATACGGTGAAAACCCAAATAGGCTTCAGCATTATTATCAGTATCAGGTTATAATTAAGCCATCACCAGAAAATATTCAAGATATGTACTTAGAAAGTCTGGAGTTTTTAGGTATATCCATAAAAAAGCACGATATTCGTTTTGTTGAGGATAACTGGGAGTCTCCTACGCTTGGCGCATGGGGGCTTGGGTGGGAAGTGTGGTTAGATGGGATGGAAGTAACGCAGTTTACATACTTTCAGCAAATTGGTGGCGTGGAGTTGAAGCTTATACCTGTTGAGATTACATACGGCACAGAGCGACTTGGCATGTACATACAAGGCGTTGAAAATGTTTTTGACATGAAATTTAACGATTCTCTAACCTATGGAGATATTCACAAACACGACGAGTGGGAGTATTCTACGTACAATTTTGAAGTTGCTGATGTAGCTATGCTATTTGAGTTGTTTAATATGTTTGAAGCCGAATCAAACAGATGCATACAGGTAAAACTTATAAGACCCGCTTATGATTACTGTATAAAGTGTTCCCATGTATTTAATCTTCTTGATGCGAGAAGCGCAATAAGTGTGTCAGAGCGCACACACTACATAAAAAGGGTACGAGATTTGGCTGTTGGTATCGCAAAAGCATATATAGGAGAACACATATGA
- a CDS encoding DUF169 domain-containing protein: MESKLQKALNLKYPPIALLWSDEKPKNAMQFKEGKWGCVMFLYSNALRGNISVADINTYGCWGGGVGLGFGNQYTKFPGGISGFCYFLSHGNKHNKSAQDAVERLSKYDHSSFIEDFVEGERYVKDPALVEQFVSNLPMFEIPKKYVILKQLSQIEDTEKPILVSFLIDANQLSALVILSNYDRSDFEGSIIPYAAGCQTLGIFTYKECFSNDPRCVVGFTDISARNYIKNAIGTNYLMFNMPLKRFLQLESFVEDSFLEKTTWSSLIK; this comes from the coding sequence ATGGAATCAAAATTACAAAAAGCGCTAAACCTAAAATACCCTCCAATTGCTTTACTATGGAGTGATGAAAAACCAAAAAATGCCATGCAATTTAAAGAAGGCAAATGGGGCTGCGTGATGTTTTTATACAGTAATGCACTGCGAGGCAATATATCTGTAGCAGATATAAATACTTACGGTTGCTGGGGTGGTGGTGTAGGTTTAGGCTTTGGCAATCAGTATACTAAGTTTCCAGGTGGAATAAGCGGGTTCTGCTACTTTTTATCACATGGCAACAAACACAACAAAAGTGCTCAGGATGCGGTAGAAAGACTATCAAAGTACGATCATTCTTCTTTTATAGAAGATTTTGTTGAAGGCGAACGCTATGTAAAAGATCCAGCTTTAGTTGAGCAATTTGTCTCAAACTTGCCAATGTTTGAAATTCCAAAAAAATATGTAATATTAAAACAACTAAGTCAGATAGAAGATACTGAAAAACCTATTTTAGTTTCTTTTTTAATTGATGCAAATCAGCTTTCGGCTTTGGTTATATTATCCAATTATGATAGAAGCGATTTTGAAGGAAGTATTATACCATACGCTGCTGGCTGTCAAACTCTTGGTATCTTTACCTACAAAGAGTGCTTTTCTAATGACCCTCGATGTGTTGTAGGGTTTACAGATATATCGGCACGTAATTATATAAAAAACGCTATTGGCACTAATTACTTAATGTTTAATATGCCGCTAAAGCGCTTTTTGCAGCTAGAGTCTTTTGTTGAAGACAGTTTTTTAGAAAAGACCACGTGGTCATCGCTGATTAAATAG
- the xth gene encoding exodeoxyribonuclease III: MKIATWNVNSIRVRLDQILEWLQKENIDVLGMQEIKTPDDKFPYNNFRDVGYNIESFGEVGFNGVAIASKLSMEDVKKGFVLDARDQKRMISCEINGIKIINVYVPNGKNVGATDYYYKLDYLAKLKEYLSSLLKSTNRIILMGDLNVALSDLDVYNSNQMGFKIGFTSPERNAMKDILDIGFFDACREFHKNEKIFSFWDYRANSFLRNVGLRVDYILMTKEIFKKAVFCDIDAKERAKRGSSDHAPLYAQIND, encoded by the coding sequence ATGAAAATAGCGACATGGAATGTAAACTCTATAAGGGTAAGGCTGGATCAGATTTTAGAATGGCTGCAAAAAGAAAATATTGATGTGCTTGGCATGCAAGAAATTAAAACTCCAGATGATAAGTTTCCCTACAATAATTTTAGGGATGTGGGCTACAATATCGAAAGTTTTGGTGAGGTTGGTTTTAACGGTGTTGCAATTGCCTCAAAGCTTTCTATGGAAGATGTTAAAAAGGGTTTTGTGCTTGATGCAAGGGATCAAAAACGCATGATAAGCTGTGAGATTAATGGTATAAAAATTATAAATGTCTATGTTCCAAATGGAAAAAACGTTGGAGCAACCGATTATTATTACAAGCTTGATTATCTAGCAAAGTTAAAAGAATATTTAAGCTCATTGCTTAAAAGTACGAATAGGATAATACTCATGGGTGATTTAAATGTTGCATTATCGGACTTAGATGTTTATAATAGTAACCAGATGGGCTTCAAAATCGGTTTTACTAGTCCAGAAAGAAATGCTATGAAAGATATATTAGACATTGGTTTTTTTGATGCGTGTCGCGAGTTTCACAAAAATGAAAAAATATTTAGTTTTTGGGATTATAGGGCAAATTCGTTTTTAAGAAACGTTGGTTTGAGGGTAGATTATATATTAATGACAAAAGAAATTTTTAAAAAGGCAGTGTTTTGCGATATAGACGCAAAAGAGCGGGCAAAGCGTGGCTCATCTGACCACGCCCCACTTTATGCGCAAATCAACGATTAA